From one Streptomyces sp. NBC_01478 genomic stretch:
- a CDS encoding bifunctional polysaccharide deacetylase/glycosyltransferase family 2 protein produces the protein MRFLLPMLLLVALLAMLMLRGYVHSEILADHRIRPEAATNKVPDKILDGGPVIDTRSGRTTSLDVPDRDIVLTFDDGPDPTWTPKVLDVLKKHHAHGVFFVTGTMTSRYPELVKRIVDEGNEVGVHTFSHPDLSFQSKKRIDWELSQTQLAITGAAGIRTSLFRPPYSSSADAMDNLSWPVTEYIGTRGYLTAVNNTDSEDWQKPGVAKIISNATPRGGKGAIVLMHDSGGDRHQTIEALDKFLPEMQAKGYRFDNLTQALGARSALTPVTGVNLWKGKAWIFLVQASDNITDVLVVGLAITGSLVIARFALMLLLSVIHARRVRRKDFAWGPPVTEPVSVLVPAYNEAKCIENTVRSLMASEHPVEVVVIDDGSADGTARIVEAMSLPNVRVVRQVNAGKPAALNRGLANASHDIVVMMDGDTVFEPATVRELVQPFGDPRVGAVAGNAKVGNRDSLIGAWQHIEYVMGFNLDRRMYDVLRCMPTIPGAVGAFRRSALERVGGMSDDTLAEDTDITMAMHRDGWRVVYAEKARAWTEAPETVQQLWSQRYRWSYGTMQAIWKHRGALLDRGPSGRFGRVGLPLVALFMVVAPILAPLIDVFLLYGLVFGPTAKTFLAWLGVLAIQAFCAAYAFRLDRERMSHLVSLPLQQILYRQLMYVVLLQSWITALTGGRLRWQKLRRTGVVEAPGGPVPTQRSGSDRRTVA, from the coding sequence ATGCGGTTCCTGCTGCCGATGCTGCTCCTCGTCGCGTTGCTCGCGATGCTGATGCTGCGCGGCTATGTGCACAGCGAGATCCTCGCCGACCACCGCATCCGCCCCGAGGCGGCGACGAACAAGGTGCCGGACAAGATCCTCGACGGCGGCCCGGTCATCGACACCCGCAGCGGCCGTACGACCAGCCTGGACGTGCCCGACCGCGACATCGTCCTGACCTTCGACGACGGCCCCGACCCGACCTGGACGCCCAAGGTCCTGGACGTGCTCAAGAAGCACCACGCGCACGGCGTCTTCTTCGTCACCGGCACCATGACCTCGCGCTACCCGGAGCTGGTCAAACGCATCGTGGACGAGGGCAACGAGGTCGGTGTGCACACCTTCAGCCACCCCGACCTCTCCTTCCAGTCCAAGAAGCGCATCGACTGGGAGCTGTCCCAGACCCAGTTGGCGATCACCGGCGCGGCAGGCATCCGTACGTCGCTGTTCCGGCCGCCGTACTCGTCCTCCGCCGACGCGATGGACAACCTGTCCTGGCCGGTGACCGAGTACATCGGCACCCGCGGCTACCTCACCGCCGTCAACAACACGGACAGCGAGGACTGGCAGAAGCCCGGCGTCGCGAAGATCATCAGCAACGCCACTCCGCGCGGCGGCAAGGGCGCGATCGTCCTGATGCACGACTCGGGCGGCGACCGGCACCAGACGATCGAGGCGCTGGACAAGTTCCTGCCGGAGATGCAGGCCAAGGGCTACCGGTTCGACAACCTCACCCAGGCGCTCGGCGCCCGCAGCGCGCTCACCCCGGTGACCGGCGTGAACCTCTGGAAGGGCAAGGCGTGGATCTTCCTGGTCCAGGCCTCGGACAACATCACCGACGTCCTGGTGGTCGGTCTGGCGATCACCGGGTCCCTGGTCATCGCCCGCTTCGCGCTGATGCTCCTGCTCTCCGTGATCCACGCCCGCCGGGTGCGGCGCAAGGACTTCGCGTGGGGCCCGCCGGTCACCGAGCCGGTCAGCGTGCTGGTCCCGGCGTACAACGAGGCCAAGTGCATTGAGAACACGGTCCGTTCACTGATGGCGAGCGAGCATCCCGTCGAGGTGGTCGTCATCGACGACGGCTCGGCGGACGGTACGGCGAGAATCGTGGAGGCGATGTCTCTCCCGAACGTCCGGGTCGTACGCCAGGTCAACGCGGGCAAGCCGGCCGCCCTCAACCGCGGCCTGGCGAACGCCAGTCACGACATCGTCGTGATGATGGACGGCGACACGGTCTTCGAACCGGCCACCGTACGGGAGTTGGTCCAGCCCTTCGGCGACCCGCGCGTGGGCGCCGTCGCCGGCAATGCCAAGGTCGGCAACCGGGACTCCCTCATCGGTGCCTGGCAGCACATCGAGTACGTGATGGGCTTCAATCTCGACCGCCGGATGTACGACGTCCTGCGCTGCATGCCGACGATCCCGGGCGCCGTGGGGGCCTTCAGGAGAAGCGCGCTGGAGCGGGTCGGCGGGATGAGCGACGACACCCTCGCCGAGGACACCGACATCACGATGGCGATGCACCGCGACGGCTGGCGCGTCGTCTACGCCGAGAAGGCCCGGGCCTGGACGGAAGCACCGGAGACGGTCCAGCAGTTGTGGTCCCAGCGCTACCGGTGGTCGTACGGCACGATGCAGGCGATCTGGAAGCACAGGGGCGCGCTGCTCGACCGAGGCCCGTCCGGCCGCTTCGGCAGGGTCGGCCTCCCGCTGGTGGCCCTGTTCATGGTGGTGGCCCCGATCCTGGCCCCGCTGATCGACGTGTTCCTGCTCTACGGCCTGGTGTTCGGCCCGACGGCGAAGACGTTCCTGGCCTGGCTGGGCGTCCTGGCGATCCAGGCGTTCTGCGCGGCGTACGCCTTCCGCCTGGACCGCGAACGCATGTCCCACCTCGTCTCGCTGCCCCTCCAGCAGATCCTCTACCGCCAACTCATGTACGTCGTACTGCTCCAGTCCTGGATCACGGCCCTCACCGGCGGCCGGCTGCGCTGGCAGAAACTGCGGCGCACGGGGGTCGTGGAGGCGCCGGGCGGACCGGTACCGACTCAACGCAGCGGCAGTGATCGGAGGACCGTGGCATGA
- a CDS encoding MerR family transcriptional regulator produces the protein MPDRVWQKSTDNAEGDDMRIGDLARRTEVPTRLLRYYEKQGLLHASRDTNGYRVYAEPAVKRVLTIRELLESGFTTELIRAILVCKENPHTPDEQQAGATPETVEALRRQVINIERRIDSLTRTREAVRGYLEMVEAVVDAVQPPV, from the coding sequence ATGCCCGACCGTGTCTGGCAGAAGTCCACTGACAACGCGGAAGGCGACGACATGCGGATCGGTGACCTGGCGCGACGTACCGAGGTGCCGACCCGGCTGCTGCGCTACTACGAGAAACAGGGCCTCCTGCACGCCTCCCGCGACACCAACGGCTATCGCGTGTACGCGGAACCGGCGGTCAAGCGGGTGCTGACGATCCGCGAGCTGCTGGAGTCCGGCTTCACCACGGAACTCATCCGCGCCATTCTCGTGTGCAAGGAGAACCCGCACACCCCTGACGAGCAGCAGGCGGGCGCGACACCGGAGACCGTCGAGGCACTCCGCCGCCAGGTGATCAACATCGAGCGCCGCATCGACAGTCTCACCCGCACCCGTGAGGCCGTACGCGGCTACCTGGAGATGGTCGAGGCCGTCGTCGACGCCGTGCAGCCCCCAGTTTGA
- a CDS encoding nitrate/nitrite transporter — protein sequence MTATGKWIEHWDPEDETFWRETGEKVARRNLVFSVLSEHIGFSIWTLWSVLVLFMGPEYGLTPADKFLLTSMVTLVGAVVRVPYTFAVALFGGRNWTIVSAGLLLIPTVAAFVVMKPGTSFDTFLWIGLLAGIGGGNFASSMTNINAYFPLRKKGWALGLNAGGGNIGVPVIQLVALAIIGASGGPRVLLGIYIPLILVAAVLAALFMDNLTSVKNDTGAAKDAARDWHTWIMAFLYIGTFGSFIGYAFAFGQVLQVQFGRTPLQAAYLTFIGPLLGSLIRPVGGWLADRYGGAKITLWNFVAMAAATAILIVASMQKSLPLFVTVFVVLFVLSGLGNGSTYKMIPGIFQTKALAKGLEGDEAAAYGRRLSGASMGLIGAVGALGGVGINLAFRQSFLSSGSGTGAFVAFLVFYGLCFVATWAVYLRRPTAQTQAKASASEAKSQLSYAEV from the coding sequence ATGACAGCCACTGGCAAGTGGATCGAGCACTGGGATCCGGAGGACGAGACCTTCTGGCGGGAGACCGGCGAGAAGGTCGCCCGTCGCAATCTCGTCTTCTCCGTGCTCTCCGAGCACATCGGCTTCTCGATCTGGACGCTGTGGTCCGTGCTGGTGCTCTTCATGGGCCCGGAGTACGGGCTGACCCCGGCCGACAAGTTCCTGCTGACCTCGATGGTCACGCTCGTCGGCGCGGTCGTCCGGGTGCCGTACACCTTCGCGGTCGCCCTGTTCGGCGGGCGGAACTGGACGATCGTCTCCGCCGGCCTCCTGCTCATCCCCACCGTCGCCGCCTTCGTGGTGATGAAGCCGGGGACCTCCTTCGACACCTTCCTCTGGATCGGCCTGCTGGCCGGTATCGGCGGCGGCAACTTCGCCTCCTCCATGACCAACATCAACGCCTACTTCCCGCTGCGGAAGAAGGGGTGGGCCCTCGGGCTGAACGCCGGCGGCGGCAACATCGGCGTCCCGGTCATCCAACTCGTCGCCCTCGCGATCATCGGCGCGAGCGGCGGGCCGCGCGTACTGCTCGGGATCTACATCCCGCTCATCCTCGTCGCCGCCGTGCTCGCCGCGCTCTTCATGGACAACCTCACCTCCGTGAAGAACGACACCGGCGCCGCCAAGGACGCCGCGCGGGACTGGCACACCTGGATCATGGCGTTCCTGTACATCGGCACGTTCGGGTCGTTCATCGGGTACGCGTTCGCCTTCGGGCAGGTGCTTCAGGTCCAGTTCGGCCGTACGCCGTTGCAGGCCGCGTATCTCACCTTCATCGGCCCGCTGCTCGGCTCGCTCATCCGCCCCGTCGGCGGCTGGCTCGCCGACCGCTACGGCGGCGCGAAGATCACCCTGTGGAACTTCGTCGCCATGGCCGCCGCCACCGCGATCCTGATCGTCGCCAGCATGCAGAAGTCGCTGCCGCTGTTCGTGACCGTGTTCGTCGTCCTGTTCGTGCTCAGCGGGCTCGGCAACGGGTCGACGTACAAGATGATCCCCGGCATCTTCCAGACCAAGGCCCTCGCGAAGGGACTGGAAGGGGATGAGGCCGCCGCTTACGGCCGGCGGCTCTCCGGGGCCTCCATGGGGCTCATCGGGGCCGTCGGCGCGCTCGGCGGGGTCGGCATCAACCTCGCCTTCCGCCAGTCCTTCCTCTCCTCCGGCTCCGGGACCGGCGCGTTCGTCGCCTTCCTCGTCTTCTACGGCCTCTGCTTCGTGGCCACCTGGGCCGTATACCTTCGCCGCCCGACCGCCCAGACCCAGGCCAAGGCTTCCGCATCGGAGGCGAAGTCGCAGCTCAGCTATGCCGAGGTGTGA
- a CDS encoding LysR family transcriptional regulator, translating to MSWTPAHVDPRLLRAFLAVAEELHFTRAATRLYVAQQALSRDVRRLERELGAELFVRTTRQVTLTADGERLVPYARRVLGAQDELLAAFRQARPLLVDLNSPGLATGRRVLHRARELAPEQELMARYESGLAGAAGELLAGRLDVSFGRFAGLEPVLRAGLDHQLVRYEPMAVLLPEGHRLASLAEVPVDALAGEAVYAGAGNPRTPEWTDLARRLFEGRDIEVAPPVPMAVGEEEFERVMAKAPTPILAVVGFPAMPRMVLRPLVDPVPLSPVSLVWRKGLVHPGFDALRRAAVEIGHARGWLRRPVDGWIPAIDVDMLKRKK from the coding sequence ATGTCCTGGACACCGGCCCACGTGGACCCCCGACTTCTCCGTGCCTTTCTCGCCGTAGCCGAGGAACTGCACTTCACTCGTGCCGCCACTCGTCTGTATGTCGCCCAGCAGGCGCTCAGTCGTGATGTGCGGCGGCTGGAGCGGGAGTTGGGGGCCGAGTTGTTCGTGCGGACCACTCGGCAGGTGACGCTGACGGCGGACGGTGAGCGGCTGGTGCCGTACGCGCGGCGGGTGCTCGGGGCGCAGGACGAGCTGCTCGCCGCGTTCCGGCAGGCCCGGCCCCTGCTTGTCGATCTGAACTCGCCGGGGCTGGCCACCGGGCGCCGGGTGCTGCACCGGGCCCGTGAACTCGCCCCGGAACAGGAGCTGATGGCCCGGTACGAGAGTGGACTCGCCGGTGCGGCCGGGGAGTTGCTGGCGGGGCGGCTCGATGTGTCGTTCGGGCGGTTCGCCGGGCTGGAGCCGGTGCTGCGAGCCGGGCTCGATCATCAGCTCGTGCGCTACGAGCCGATGGCGGTCCTGCTGCCCGAGGGGCATCGGCTGGCGTCGCTCGCGGAGGTGCCGGTGGACGCGCTCGCGGGGGAGGCCGTGTACGCCGGTGCCGGGAATCCGCGTACTCCGGAGTGGACGGATCTCGCGCGCCGGCTGTTCGAGGGGCGTGACATCGAGGTCGCGCCGCCCGTACCCATGGCCGTAGGCGAAGAGGAGTTCGAGCGGGTCATGGCGAAGGCGCCGACGCCGATTCTCGCCGTGGTGGGTTTTCCGGCCATGCCTCGGATGGTGCTGAGGCCACTGGTGGACCCGGTGCCGTTGTCCCCTGTGTCGCTCGTGTGGCGAAAGGGGCTGGTGCACCCCGGATTCGATGCGCTTCGACGTGCTGCGGTGGAGATCGGCCATGCCCGTGGGTGGCTGCGGCGGCCGGTAGACGGGTGGATTCCAGCCATCGACGTGGACATGCTAAAAAGGAAAAAATGA
- a CDS encoding anti-sigma factor family protein — protein MQGSQGSNEHETVGAYALGILDDAEATAFEAHLATCEWCAQQLDELAGMEPMLAALADLPGTGTPAIAESLAAKPSPRLVERLVDDVGDRRALKRRRSFYMIAAAAALIIAGPLAVIAANGGNDSGGNNNVAVSTAKTTFDTLSDKVSATDKTTKVTATVAMSKKDWGTLGVVELSNVKGPLKCSLIAVGKNGERETMSSWSVPAWGYGIANATKAEAKSPLYAQGGAAFTPNEIDHFEVMTFDGKKLVAVDA, from the coding sequence ATGCAGGGATCTCAGGGCTCGAACGAACACGAGACCGTCGGCGCCTACGCCCTCGGGATTCTCGACGACGCCGAAGCAACCGCTTTCGAGGCCCATCTCGCGACCTGTGAATGGTGCGCCCAGCAGCTCGACGAGCTGGCCGGGATGGAACCGATGCTGGCGGCGCTCGCGGATCTGCCGGGCACCGGCACCCCGGCGATCGCCGAGTCCCTGGCCGCGAAGCCCAGCCCACGGCTGGTGGAGCGGCTGGTCGACGACGTCGGCGACCGACGAGCCCTGAAGCGGCGGCGCAGTTTCTACATGATCGCCGCCGCGGCGGCCCTGATCATCGCGGGACCGCTGGCCGTCATCGCGGCCAACGGCGGCAACGACTCGGGCGGCAACAACAACGTGGCCGTGTCCACCGCCAAGACCACCTTCGACACTTTGTCCGACAAGGTCTCGGCGACGGACAAGACCACCAAGGTCACCGCGACCGTGGCGATGTCCAAGAAGGACTGGGGCACCCTCGGCGTCGTGGAGCTCAGCAACGTCAAGGGCCCGCTGAAGTGCTCCCTGATCGCCGTCGGCAAGAACGGCGAACGCGAGACCATGAGCTCCTGGTCGGTCCCGGCCTGGGGTTACGGCATCGCCAACGCCACCAAGGCCGAGGCCAAGAGCCCGCTCTACGCCCAGGGCGGCGCGGCCTTCACGCCGAACGAGATCGACCACTTCGAGGTCATGACCTTCGACGGCAAGAAGCTCGTGGCGGTGGACGCGTAA
- a CDS encoding acyltransferase family protein yields the protein MTHGHTAGADTDPGPESTPAYGIPQQRRQEAESAPEPKKPKPGGGRDRYLDLLRSIALVRVVVYHLFGWAWLSVLFPSMGVMFALAGSLMARSLNRPALGVIKGRLRRLLPPLWAFGAVVLVMMFASGWHPLKDPDLGGTWWGAAKLFDYVVPFGAPPYPEHLGSESGLLESTWADQAAGPLWYLRAYLWFVIASPLLLWAFRRVPWATLLAPLALTAVVGTGLVTIPGETGNAVSDFAVYGGCWVLGFAHHEGVLKQVPRYLAVSGATVIMGFGLWWASGHLGPDGWDLNDIPLAQATWSFGIVVILLQYSPSWQELPGRLARWDKLVTLSNNRAVTIYLWHNLLIMATVPIIDQLYSLPFMESETATSFLDRADTLLMFLLIWPLIAVAILAFGWVEDLAAKRGPRLWPNGVGGGGSRSRRRS from the coding sequence ATGACGCACGGACACACGGCAGGTGCGGACACGGACCCGGGCCCGGAGTCGACGCCCGCGTACGGGATTCCCCAACAGCGCCGGCAGGAAGCGGAGTCGGCGCCGGAGCCGAAGAAGCCCAAGCCGGGGGGCGGCCGGGACCGCTACCTGGACCTCCTCCGCTCGATCGCCCTGGTCCGGGTGGTCGTCTACCACCTCTTCGGCTGGGCCTGGCTGTCGGTCCTGTTCCCTTCCATGGGCGTGATGTTCGCGCTGGCGGGTTCCCTGATGGCCCGCTCGCTGAACCGTCCCGCGCTGGGCGTGATCAAGGGTCGGCTACGGCGACTGCTGCCCCCGCTGTGGGCGTTCGGCGCTGTCGTGCTGGTGATGATGTTCGCGAGCGGCTGGCATCCCCTCAAGGACCCTGATCTGGGCGGCACTTGGTGGGGCGCGGCGAAGCTGTTCGACTACGTCGTGCCGTTCGGTGCGCCGCCGTATCCCGAGCATCTGGGGTCGGAGTCGGGCCTGTTGGAGAGCACGTGGGCGGACCAGGCGGCGGGCCCGCTCTGGTACCTGCGGGCGTATCTGTGGTTCGTGATCGCGTCACCGCTGTTGCTGTGGGCGTTCCGGCGGGTCCCGTGGGCGACACTGCTGGCGCCTTTGGCGTTGACGGCAGTTGTGGGCACGGGCCTGGTGACGATCCCCGGCGAGACGGGCAACGCGGTGTCGGACTTCGCGGTGTACGGGGGCTGTTGGGTCCTGGGCTTCGCCCACCACGAGGGGGTGTTGAAGCAGGTCCCGCGCTACCTCGCGGTGTCGGGCGCGACCGTGATCATGGGCTTCGGCCTGTGGTGGGCGTCGGGTCATCTGGGCCCGGACGGCTGGGACTTGAACGACATCCCGCTGGCCCAGGCGACGTGGTCCTTCGGCATCGTGGTGATCCTGCTCCAGTACTCGCCGTCCTGGCAGGAGCTGCCGGGTCGCCTGGCCCGCTGGGACAAGCTGGTGACCCTCTCCAACAACCGCGCCGTCACGATCTACTTGTGGCACAACCTCCTCATCATGGCCACGGTCCCGATCATCGACCAGTTGTACAGCCTCCCCTTCATGGAGAGCGAGACGGCGACCTCGTTCCTCGACAGGGCGGACACGCTCCTGATGTTCCTGCTGATCTGGCCGCTCATCGCGGTGGCGATCCTCGCGTTCGGGTGGGTCGAGGACCTCGCGGCGAAGCGGGGGCCGAGGTTGTGGCCCAACGGGGTCGGTGGTGGGGGGTCTCGGTCTCGGCGCAGGAGCTGA
- a CDS encoding outer membrane protein assembly factor BamB family protein codes for MADDRVPLKVRADAELRLWTLRAEGAEVGHPVVVGDTVYVSVPGERIAALDAGSGRVRWCSGEVAKVWPRYVAVAAVVVVASVQQDMRHGAFTALDAATGKVRWTRRASALHGVVAVGDSTFVVWNNTSEERGSIAGVDALTGETLWEDEFERIDRLVVRGERVILDAGRLRALDGRSGAEIWSGGDGELLSRAGAVEDAAVFLCWRGERHGPRSLVVAASDTGAELAGTRFPEEAQKYFWGHPQLVDGGRVLFFRSSGRRVRLLGYAGLDRAESLESWKLGWLQRGILQSVVCVGDWVYVLCWRNKVYAAEVGRRRGLRRLRLRGPHKLTVREPQYLTAGPGYVLASGTDGMAVVRDGRVLWASHTRPDVSPVPLDGDRFLFRARSRNDKETRLYCADVETGRRLLP; via the coding sequence GTGGCCGACGACAGAGTGCCGTTGAAGGTCAGGGCGGACGCGGAGCTGCGGCTGTGGACGCTGCGGGCCGAGGGCGCCGAGGTGGGACATCCGGTTGTGGTGGGCGACACGGTGTACGTGTCCGTGCCGGGCGAGCGCATCGCCGCTCTCGATGCCGGCAGTGGGCGGGTGCGCTGGTGCAGTGGCGAGGTCGCGAAGGTGTGGCCGCGGTATGTGGCCGTCGCCGCTGTCGTGGTCGTCGCCTCCGTACAGCAGGACATGAGGCACGGTGCGTTCACCGCGCTGGACGCGGCCACCGGCAAGGTGCGCTGGACCCGCCGCGCGAGCGCCCTGCACGGGGTCGTCGCCGTCGGTGACTCGACCTTCGTCGTGTGGAACAACACCTCCGAGGAACGCGGATCGATCGCCGGCGTCGACGCGCTCACCGGCGAGACGTTGTGGGAGGACGAGTTCGAGCGGATCGACAGGCTCGTCGTGCGGGGGGAGCGGGTGATTCTGGACGCGGGCCGGCTGCGGGCGCTGGACGGCCGTAGCGGTGCCGAGATCTGGAGCGGAGGGGACGGGGAGCTGCTCAGCCGGGCCGGAGCTGTCGAGGACGCGGCCGTCTTTCTTTGCTGGCGCGGCGAGCGCCACGGGCCCAGGAGCCTCGTCGTGGCAGCCTCGGACACCGGCGCGGAACTCGCCGGGACCCGGTTCCCCGAGGAAGCCCAGAAGTACTTCTGGGGACACCCCCAACTCGTCGACGGCGGGCGCGTGCTGTTCTTCCGGTCCTCCGGGCGCAGGGTCCGGCTGTTGGGGTACGCGGGCCTGGACCGGGCCGAGTCGCTGGAGAGCTGGAAGCTGGGGTGGCTGCAACGGGGCATCCTCCAGAGCGTGGTGTGCGTCGGTGACTGGGTGTACGTCCTCTGCTGGCGGAACAAGGTGTACGCCGCCGAGGTCGGCCGACGGCGTGGCCTGCGGCGGTTGAGGCTGCGGGGCCCGCACAAACTGACCGTGCGGGAGCCGCAGTACCTCACCGCCGGGCCCGGGTATGTGCTCGCCTCGGGCACGGACGGGATGGCCGTGGTCCGGGACGGTCGCGTGCTGTGGGCTTCGCACACCCGGCCGGATGTCTCGCCGGTGCCGCTCGACGGCGACCGTTTCCTGTTCAGGGCCCGGAGCCGGAACGACAAGGAGACCCGCCTGTACTGCGCCGACGTGGAGACCGGCCGGCGCCTGCTGCCCTGA
- a CDS encoding CGNR zinc finger domain-containing protein, which yields MALGSTMVPYELRFDAGRICLDLLATTHPEERLDAPEPLRAWIVRSGLVPAGTPLAHVDSGWLVGFRELRGQVGQLVRRSAGSDTRPYDLALAQVNDLARAAPPAPRAVRDEDGALVRKLDGPPGCAALLAVIARDAVELLTDPVARASLRQCAGDNCPIVYLDTSRGRRRRWCSSEVCGNRERVARHRRRAALARA from the coding sequence ATGGCACTGGGTTCGACCATGGTCCCGTACGAGCTGCGCTTCGACGCCGGGCGGATCTGTCTGGATCTCCTCGCGACCACGCATCCCGAGGAACGGCTCGACGCGCCGGAGCCGTTGCGTGCGTGGATCGTCCGCTCGGGGCTCGTCCCGGCGGGCACCCCGCTCGCCCACGTCGACTCCGGCTGGCTTGTCGGCTTTCGTGAACTCCGGGGGCAAGTGGGCCAGTTGGTGCGCAGAAGCGCCGGTTCCGACACCCGGCCCTACGACCTCGCCCTCGCCCAGGTCAACGACCTCGCCCGCGCCGCGCCCCCGGCCCCCCGTGCCGTACGCGACGAAGACGGCGCGCTGGTGCGGAAGTTGGACGGTCCGCCGGGGTGCGCCGCGCTGCTCGCGGTGATCGCCAGGGATGCCGTGGAACTGCTCACCGATCCGGTCGCGCGGGCCTCGCTGAGACAGTGCGCGGGGGACAACTGCCCGATCGTCTATCTCGATACGTCCCGGGGCCGGCGGAGGCGCTGGTGCTCCAGCGAGGTGTGCGGAAACCGCGAAAGAGTGGCCCGGCATCGGCGGCGCGCGGCGCTCGCCCGAGCCTGA
- a CDS encoding sigma-70 family RNA polymerase sigma factor produces MSQSSEPDEELMRALYREHAGPLLAYVLRLVAGDRQRAEDVVQETLIRAWKNAGQLNRATGSVRPWLVTVARRIVIDGHRSRQARPQEVDPSPLEVIPAEDEIDKALWLMTLSDALDDLTPAHREVLVETYFKGRTVNEAAETLGIPSGTVRSRVFYALRSMKLALEERGVTA; encoded by the coding sequence ATGTCCCAGTCCTCGGAACCTGATGAGGAGCTGATGCGTGCCCTGTACCGAGAGCACGCCGGACCCTTGCTCGCCTATGTGCTGCGGCTCGTCGCCGGCGACCGGCAACGTGCCGAGGACGTGGTGCAGGAGACGCTCATCCGGGCCTGGAAGAACGCCGGCCAGCTCAATCGGGCGACCGGATCGGTACGACCCTGGCTGGTGACGGTCGCACGGCGCATCGTCATCGACGGTCACCGCAGCCGGCAGGCCCGGCCGCAGGAGGTGGACCCGTCGCCGCTGGAGGTCATCCCCGCGGAGGACGAGATCGACAAGGCGTTGTGGCTGATGACACTGTCGGACGCGCTGGACGACCTGACCCCGGCCCACCGGGAGGTGCTCGTCGAGACGTACTTCAAGGGGCGTACCGTCAATGAGGCGGCCGAGACGCTTGGCATCCCCAGTGGCACGGTGCGCTCAAGGGTGTTCTACGCCCTTCGATCGATGAAGCTTGCTCTGGAGGAGCGGGGGGTGACGGCATGA
- a CDS encoding uroporphyrinogen-III synthase, which translates to MYEQPQRPESAQHGPLSGFTVGVTAARRADELGALLQRRGAAVVHAPALRIVPLADDSELLAATKELIDQAPDVVVATTAIGFRGWVEAADGWGLGEALLDRLRGVELLVRGPKVKGAVRAAGLTEEWSPSSESMAEVLDRLLEEGVEGRRVGIQLHGEPLPGFVESLRAGGADVVVVPVYRWMPPEDIAPLDRLLDATVSRGVDALTFTSAPAAASLLSRAETRGLLPELLAALHHDVLPACVGPVTALPLQNHGIGTVQPERFRLGPLVQLLCQELPGRARTLPVAGHRVEIRGHAVLVDGALRPVPPAGMSLLRALSRRPGWVVARAELLRALPGAGRDEHAVETAMARLRTALGAPKLIQTVVKRGYRLALDPAADSKYSVG; encoded by the coding sequence ATGTACGAACAACCGCAGCGACCGGAGAGCGCCCAGCACGGGCCCCTCTCCGGGTTCACCGTGGGCGTCACCGCCGCGCGCCGCGCCGACGAGCTGGGGGCACTGCTCCAGCGGCGCGGCGCGGCGGTCGTCCACGCGCCCGCGCTGCGCATCGTGCCCCTCGCCGACGACAGCGAACTGCTCGCCGCCACCAAGGAGTTGATCGACCAGGCGCCCGATGTGGTGGTGGCCACCACCGCGATCGGGTTCCGGGGATGGGTCGAGGCCGCCGACGGGTGGGGGCTCGGGGAGGCGCTCCTCGACCGGTTGCGCGGGGTGGAACTGCTCGTCCGCGGGCCCAAGGTGAAAGGGGCGGTGCGCGCCGCCGGTCTCACCGAGGAGTGGTCGCCCTCGTCCGAGTCCATGGCCGAGGTGCTCGACCGGCTCCTGGAGGAGGGCGTCGAGGGCCGCCGCGTCGGCATCCAACTGCACGGCGAACCCCTGCCCGGGTTCGTGGAGTCGCTGCGGGCGGGCGGCGCCGATGTCGTCGTCGTCCCCGTGTACCGGTGGATGCCGCCCGAGGACATCGCCCCGCTGGACCGGCTCCTGGACGCCACGGTCTCCCGTGGCGTGGACGCCCTGACGTTCACCAGCGCGCCGGCCGCCGCGTCGCTCCTCTCCCGCGCCGAGACCCGCGGCCTGCTGCCCGAACTCCTCGCCGCCCTGCACCACGACGTCCTCCCGGCCTGCGTCGGCCCCGTCACCGCGCTGCCCCTCCAGAACCACGGCATCGGCACGGTCCAGCCCGAACGCTTCCGTCTCGGCCCCCTCGTCCAGCTCCTCTGCCAGGAACTCCCCGGCCGCGCCCGCACCCTGCCCGTCGCGGGTCACCGGGTGGAGATCCGCGGCCACGCGGTCCTCGTGGACGGCGCGCTACGGCCGGTTCCGCCGGCCGGTATGTCCCTGCTCCGGGCGTTGTCCCGCCGCCCCGGCTGGGTCGTGGCCCGGGCCGAACTCCTCCGCGCCCTTCCCGGCGCCGGGCGCGACGAGCACGCCGTGGAGACGGCGATGGCCCGCCTCCGTACGGCACTTGGGGCGCCGAAGCTGATCCAGACGGTGGTGAAGCGGGGGTATCGGCTGGCGTTGGATCCGGCGGCGGACTCGAAGTACAGCGTGGGGTGA